The Sylvia atricapilla isolate bSylAtr1 chromosome 5, bSylAtr1.pri, whole genome shotgun sequence genome includes a window with the following:
- the CMAS gene encoding N-acylneuraminate cytidylyltransferase, producing the protein MDAGEGRPQAHLAALVLARGGSKGIPLKNIKLLAGVPLIGWVLRAAIDAGVFQSIWVSTDHDEIEKVAKQFGAQVHRRSPEVSQDSSTSLEAITEFLNHHQEVDIVGNIQATSPCLHPSDLIKVADMIQKEGFDSVFSVVRRHQFRWSEVKKGENKMTEPQNLNPAKRYRRQDWPGELYENGSFYFAKRHLIEKGYLQGGRMAYYEMRAEHSVDIDIDIDWPIAEQRVLSFGYFGKEPLKEVKLLVCAIDGCLTNGRIYVTEDHKEMVSYDYRDIVGIDLLKKRGIQVRLISDRDCSKTLSAMQLGCVAKVNVTNKLQVLKDWQEDMGLSWKEVAYLGNEESDVECLKQAGMSGVPADGCAAAQKAAGYICKSRGGCGAVREFAEHIFLLLEKVNSARKQLEEISSAGKEMGRNENSIKGNKELMEKE; encoded by the exons ATGGATGCGGGCGAGGGGCGGCCGCAGGCCCACCTGGCCGCGCTGGTGCTGGCGCGGGGCGGCAGCAAGGGGATCCCGCTGAAGAACATCAAGCTGCTGGCGGGGGTGCCGCTCATCGGCTGGGTGCTGCGCGCCGCCATCGACGCCGGAGTCTTCCAAAG CATATGGGTTTCCACAGACCATGATGAGATTGAGAAGGTTGCAAAGCAATTTGGTGCTCAGGTCCATCGCAGGAGCCCTGAAGTCTCTCAAGACTCCTCAACTTCTCTAGAAGCCATCACAGAATTTCTCAATCATCACCAGG agGTTGATATTGTAGGAAATATTCAAGCAACATCTCCCTGTTTACATCCCAGTGACCTTATAAAAGTGGCAGATATGATCCAGAAGGAGGGGTTTGATTCTGTCTTCTCTGTTGTGAGGCGACATCAATTCAGATGGAGTGAGGTAAAGAAAGGAG aaaacaagatgACAGAACCCCAAAACCTGAATCCAGCAAAGCGGTACCGGAGGCAAGACTGGCCTGGAGAGCTCTATGAAAATGGCTCATTTTATTTTGCCAAGAGACATCTGATTGAGAAAGGTTACTTGCAG GGTGGTAGAATGGCCTACTATGAAATGCGTGCAGAGCACAGTGTGGATATTGACATAGACATTGACTGGCCTATTGCAGAGCAGAGAGTGTTGAG CTTTGGATATTTTGGCAAAGAGCCACTAAAAGAGGTGAAGCTCTTGGTTTGCGCTATTGATGGATGCCTGACCAATGGTCGCATTTATGTGACAGAAGATCACAAGGAGATGGTCTCCTACGATTACAGAGATATTGTTGGCATTGATCTGTTAAAGAAAAGAGGAATCCAG gttCGACTCATCTCTGACAGAGATTGTTCAAAAACACTGTCAGCCATGCAGCTGGGATGTGTAGCAAAAGTCAACGTCACAAATAAACTACAGGTTCTGAAGGATTGGCAGGAAGACATGGGTTTGAGCTGGAAAGAGGTGGCTTACTTAG GAAATGAGGAGTCTGACGTGGAGTGCCTGAAGCAGGCAGGCATGAGTGGTGTGCCTGCtgatggctgtgctgctgctcagaaggCTGCTGGTTACATCTGTAAGAGCAGAGGTGGCTGTGGAGCTGTGCGGGAGTTTGCAGAACACATCTTCCTGCTCTTAGAGAAAGTGAACTCTGCAAGGAAGCAACTGGAAGAAATCAGctcagcagggaaggaaatggggagaaatgAGAACAGCATTAAAGGAAATAAGGAACTGATGGAAAAAGAATAA